A stretch of Bos taurus isolate L1 Dominette 01449 registration number 42190680 breed Hereford chromosome 5, ARS-UCD2.0, whole genome shotgun sequence DNA encodes these proteins:
- the SP7 gene encoding transcription factor Sp7 has translation MASSLLEEEAHYGSSPLAMLTAACSKFGSSSPLRDSTTLGKAGTKKPYSVTSDLSASKTMGDAYPAPFSSTNGLLSPPGSPPAPTSGYANDYPPFSHSFPGPTGTQDPGLLVPKGHSSSDCLPSVYTSLDMAHPYGSWYKAGIHAGISPGPGNAPTPWWDMHPGGNWLGGGQGQGDGLQGTLPAGPAQPPLNPQLPTYPSDFAPLNPAPYPAPHLLQPGPQHVLPQDVYKPKAVGNSGQLEGSGGAKPPRGAGTGGSAGYGSSGAGRSSCDCPNCQELERLGAAAAGLRKKPIHSCHIPGCGKVYGKASHLKAHLRWHTGERPFVCNWLFCGKRFTRSDELERHVRTHTREKKFTCLLCSKRFTRSDHLSKHQRTHGEPGPGPPPSGPKELGEGRSTGEEEASQTPRPSASPAPPEKAPEGSPEQSNLLEI, from the exons GAG gaGGAAGCTCACTATGGCTCCAGCCCCCTGGCCATGCTGACAGCGGCGTGCAGTAAATTTGGCAGCTCCAGCCCTCTGCGGGACTCCACGACACTGGGCAAAGCAGGCACAAAGAAGCCATACTCTGTGACCAGTGACCTTTCGGCCTCCAAAACCATGGGGGATGCTTACCCAGcccccttctccagcaccaatgggctcctctccccaccaggaagccctccagCGCCCACCTCGGGCTATGCCAATGACTACCCTCCCTTTTCCCACTCGTTCCCAGGGCCCACGGGCACCCAGGACCCTGGGCTCCTAGTGCCCAAGGGGCACAGCTCTTCTGACTGCCTGCCCAGCGTCTACACCTCTCTGGACATGGCACATCCCTATGGCTCCTGGTACAAGGCAGGCATCCATGCAGGCATCTCACCGGGCCCAGGCAATGCTCCTACCCCTTGGTGGGACATGCATCCTGGGGGCAACTGGCTCggtggtgggcagggccagggtgATGGGCTGCAAGGGACACTGCCTGCAGGCCCTGCTCAGCCTCCACTGAACCCTCAGCTGCCCACCTACCCGTCCGACTTTGCCCCCCTTAATCCAGCCCCCTATCCAGCTCCCCATCTCCTGCAGCCAGGGCCCCAGCATGTCTTGCCCCAGGATGTCTATAAACCCAAGGCGGTGGGCAACAGTGGGCAGCTGGAGGGGAGCGGTGGAGCCAAACCCCCCCGGGGTGCAGGCACAGGGGGCAGTGCTGGCTACGGGAGCAGTGGAGCAGGGCGCTCCTCCTGCGACTGCCCCAACTGCCAGGAGCTGGAGCGCCTGGGTGCTGCCGCAGCCGGGCTGCGAAAGAAGCCGATCCACAGTTGCCACATCCCGGGCTGTGGCAAGGTGTATGGCAAGGCCTCCCATCTGAAGGCCCACTTGCGCTGGCACACGGGCGAGAGGCCTTTCGTCTGCAACTGGCTCTTCTGCGGCAAGAGGTTCACCCGTTCGGACGAGCTGGAGCGCCACGTGCGCACTCACACCCGGGAGAAGAAGTTCACCTGCCTACTCTGCTCCAAGCGCTTTACCCGAAGCGACCACCTGAGCAAACATCAACGCACCCACGGTGAGCCAGGTCCAGGACCCCCACCCAGCGGCCccaaggagctgggggagggccgCAGCACTGGCGAAGAGGAGGCCAGTCAGACGCCCAGACCTTCTGCCTCACCGGCACCCCCAGAAAAAGCCCCTGAAGGCAGCCCGGAGCAGAGCAACCTGCTGGAGATCTGA